One bacterium genomic window carries:
- the infA gene encoding translation initiation factor IF-1: protein VELENGHTVIAHLCGKMRMNYIKIVPGDKVIVEISPYDLKRGRIIKRI, encoded by the coding sequence AAGTTGAACTTGAAAATGGACATACAGTCATTGCACATTTATGCGGTAAAATGAGAATGAATTATATAAAAATTGTTCCTGGAGATAAAGTTATAGTTGAAATTTCTCCGTATGATTTAAAAAGAGGAAGAATTATTAAAAGAATATAA
- the rpmJ gene encoding 50S ribosomal protein L36, with protein sequence MKVRASVRKICPKCKIIKRKGIVRVICSNPQDGPKHKQRQG encoded by the coding sequence ATGAAAGTTAGAGCATCTGTAAGGAAGATTTGTCCAAAGTGTAAAATAATAAAGAGGAAAGGGATTGTCAGAGTAATTTGTAGTAATCCTCAGGATGGACCAAAACATAAACAAAGACAGGGATAA
- the rpsM gene encoding 30S ribosomal protein S13, with the protein MARILGVEIPDNKKVKIALMYIYGIGDKRAEEIVKNTGVNGDKRVKELTEEELGKITSFIQKNYKIEGDLKQEIAQNVRRLIEINCYRGIRHKLSLPVRGQRTRSNARTRKGPRRTVGVVRDKAARKAIKQQKEEK; encoded by the coding sequence ATGGCAAGAATACTTGGAGTTGAAATACCTGATAATAAAAAGGTGAAAATTGCCTTGATGTATATTTATGGGATAGGAGATAAAAGAGCAGAAGAAATTGTAAAAAATACAGGAGTTAATGGAGATAAAAGAGTAAAAGAGTTGACCGAAGAAGAACTTGGTAAAATAACTTCTTTTATTCAGAAAAATTATAAAATAGAGGGTGATTTAAAGCAGGAAATTGCACAGAATGTAAGGAGATTGATTGAGATAAATTGTTATAGAGGAATAAGACATAAGTTGTCTTTACCTGTTAGAGGACAGAGAACTCGTTCAAATGCAAGAACGAGAAAAGGACCCAGAAGAACAGTTGGTGTTGTTAGAGATAAAGCAGCAAGGAAAGCAATTAAACAGCAAAAAGAGGAAAAATAA
- the rpsK gene encoding 30S ribosomal protein S11, with amino-acid sequence MPRKYIKKRKKKITVPKGIAHIKATFNNTIITITDPEGHVLLWGSAGTSGFKGTRKGTPFAAQLAAENIAKRAQTMFNMKEVDVKVKGPGPGRETAIRALQSAGLNVVSIKDVTPIPHNGCRPPKRRRV; translated from the coding sequence GTGCCAAGAAAATATATAAAAAAGAGAAAAAAGAAAATAACAGTACCAAAAGGTATTGCTCATATTAAAGCAACTTTCAATAACACTATTATTACCATTACTGATCCAGAGGGACATGTTTTATTATGGGGAAGTGCCGGTACAAGTGGTTTTAAGGGTACAAGAAAGGGGACTCCTTTTGCAGCACAACTTGCAGCAGAAAATATAGCAAAAAGAGCCCAGACAATGTTTAATATGAAGGAAGTTGATGTTAAAGTAAAAGGACCTGGCCCGGGAAGGGAAACAGCAATTAGAGCATTACAGAGTGCTGGATTGAATGTTGTTTCTATTAAAGATGTAACTCCAATTCCCCATAATGGTTGTAGACCACCAAAGAGAAGAAGAGTATAG
- the rpsD gene encoding 30S ribosomal protein S4, which yields MAKYTKPLCKICRKYGIKLYLKGRRCESDKCAVDQRKGKIRLIKQKKMSEYGLQLREKNKVKIFYGVMERQFKRYFEIAKKHKGVTGEVLLQLLERRLDNVVFKANWVHSRKMAKQLINHGHIIINGRRVDRPGYLVEIGDIIQVKPNSKYIKTVKECIEEYKTRTRPLWLKVDDENFKIEILRYPDRSEVSIPVEEQLIINLYSK from the coding sequence ATGGCAAAATATACAAAACCTTTATGTAAAATATGTAGAAAATATGGAATAAAACTTTATTTAAAAGGTAGAAGATGTGAAAGTGATAAATGCGCAGTTGACCAGAGAAAGGGTAAAATAAGATTGATAAAACAGAAAAAAATGTCTGAATATGGTCTTCAATTGAGAGAAAAAAACAAGGTTAAAATATTTTATGGAGTAATGGAAAGACAGTTTAAAAGGTATTTTGAAATTGCTAAAAAACATAAAGGAGTTACAGGAGAAGTATTGCTTCAATTACTTGAAAGACGGCTTGATAATGTTGTTTTTAAAGCAAACTGGGTTCATTCAAGAAAAATGGCAAAACAATTAATAAACCATGGGCACATAATTATAAACGGAAGAAGAGTTGATAGACCGGGATATCTTGTTGAAATAGGTGATATAATACAGGTTAAACCAAATAGTAAGTATATTAAAACAGTTAAAGAATGTATTGAAGAATATAAAACAAGAACAAGGCCTTTATGGTTAAAAGTAGATGATGAGAATTTTAAAATAGAAATATTGAGATATCCGGATAGAAGTGAAGTTTCAATTCCTGTAGAAGAACAGTTAATAATTAACCTTTATTCAAAATAA
- a CDS encoding DNA-directed RNA polymerase subunit alpha produces the protein MKEFIYPSKFLWEKETLRKNYGKLIIEPLERGYGVTIGNALRRVLLSSIPGVAITGLRIKGVLHEFATLEGMKEDIVEVVLNVKQIALKPIINEYPHTVSVEISDKEEICAGDLVNDGSVEVINKDLHIATVDPSKKYQFEIDITKGFGYLPIEKMKLMIKDLPVGTILLDGLYSPVRKVTFHVENTRVEQFVDYEKLILEVWTTGAVTPEESVNYACELLEKQFELIIKGQKIEEEEEEITEKKEIKDELDIPITDLKLSTRVYNALENKNIKTLRDLLNTPIETLEEMKNLGKKSLEEIEKALKKRGYRLKSSSELAQTKESK, from the coding sequence ATGAAAGAATTTATTTATCCATCAAAATTTTTATGGGAAAAAGAGACACTGAGAAAAAATTACGGTAAATTGATTATAGAACCACTTGAAAGAGGATATGGTGTAACAATAGGAAATGCTTTAAGGAGAGTCCTTCTTTCTTCCATTCCAGGTGTTGCAATTACAGGGTTAAGAATAAAAGGTGTCTTACATGAATTCGCAACACTTGAAGGGATGAAAGAGGATATTGTAGAGGTTGTTTTAAATGTTAAACAGATTGCTTTAAAACCCATAATAAATGAATATCCCCATACGGTAAGTGTAGAAATTTCTGATAAAGAAGAAATCTGTGCAGGAGACCTTGTAAATGATGGTTCAGTAGAGGTTATTAATAAGGATTTACACATTGCAACTGTTGATCCGAGTAAAAAATATCAATTTGAAATTGATATTACAAAAGGATTTGGATATTTACCCATTGAAAAAATGAAATTGATGATTAAAGATTTACCTGTTGGAACGATTCTTCTGGATGGACTTTATTCTCCTGTAAGAAAGGTTACTTTCCATGTTGAAAATACAAGAGTTGAACAGTTTGTTGATTATGAAAAACTCATTCTTGAAGTATGGACCACAGGAGCAGTAACTCCTGAAGAGAGTGTTAATTATGCATGTGAACTTCTTGAAAAGCAGTTTGAACTTATTATAAAGGGACAGAAGATAGAAGAAGAGGAAGAGGAAATTACGGAAAAGAAGGAAATAAAAGATGAACTTGATATTCCAATTACTGATTTAAAACTTTCAACAAGAGTATATAATGCTCTTGAGAATAAAAACATAAAAACATTGAGAGACCTTTTAAATACACCAATTGAAACTCTTGAAGAAATGAAAAATCTTGGTAAAAAATCACTTGAAGAAATTGAAAAGGCATTAAAGAAAAGAGGGTATCGTCTTAAATCTTCCTCTGAACTTGCTCAAACAAAGGAGTCAAAATGA
- the rplQ gene encoding 50S ribosomal protein L17: MRHKKDIKKLGRNKSHRKALMRNLTISFFQNQKIVTTVPKAKQLRRIVERLITLAKKGTLADIRRINQFLNHPQTVKKIIDVSKRFSDRNGGYTQIIKIGFRKGDSAEKAIIKLL, encoded by the coding sequence ATGAGGCATAAGAAAGATATTAAAAAACTCGGTAGAAATAAATCACACAGAAAAGCACTAATGAGAAATCTTACAATAAGTTTTTTTCAGAACCAAAAAATTGTGACAACTGTCCCTAAGGCAAAGCAGTTGAGAAGGATTGTTGAAAGATTAATAACACTTGCAAAAAAGGGAACTTTAGCGGATATAAGAAGAATAAATCAATTTTTAAATCATCCTCAAACAGTAAAAAAAATTATTGATGTTTCAAAAAGATTTTCTGATAGAAATGGTGGATATACCCAGATTATAAAAATTGGATTTAGAAAAGGGGATAGTGCAGAAAAGGCAATAATAAAACTTTTATAA
- a CDS encoding DNA-directed RNA polymerase subunit omega yields the protein MENKNLKILDLIDKEKNIYEVIVEISKRAHELIKGALPAIDIKKGENLIYVAIEEYLRKTKVKNE from the coding sequence ATGGAAAACAAAAATTTGAAAATACTTGATTTAATAGATAAGGAAAAGAACATTTATGAAGTTATAGTTGAGATTTCAAAAAGAGCACATGAGTTGATTAAGGGAGCACTTCCTGCAATAGACATTAAAAAGGGAGAAAATTTAATTTATGTTGCAATTGAAGAGTACCTAAGAAAAACAAAGGTAAAAAATGAATGA
- a CDS encoding PilT/PilU family type 4a pilus ATPase — MNDFFSLLKLMKEKDASDLHLKFGRKPILRIKGELIEVNEWDGILNKEDLFKILEIIMPEEERNVFKKEKESDFAFDNPEVGRYRVNAFWQRGYPGFVLRRIKDKIPSVEELNLPPVVRKIALFNDGLVLVTGPTGCGKSTTLASMIEIINNEKVEHIVTIEDPIEYLYRDKKSVINQREVGIDTLSFASALKHVLREDPDIILIGELRDVDTFQAAISACETGHLVFSTLHTIDTITTITRILDFFPSSQHEQVRKILAYHLRATICQKLVPKKDNTGLVPVCEIMIVTPVISKLIQDNKINKLYSAMAADKEEGMLTFNKHLVQLIQNDIITQEVAFSVSPSPHTLEMNLRGIYLDEETRIIGE; from the coding sequence ATGAATGATTTTTTTTCTCTTTTAAAATTGATGAAGGAAAAAGATGCTTCGGATTTACATTTGAAATTTGGAAGGAAACCAATTTTAAGAATTAAAGGAGAATTAATTGAAGTCAATGAATGGGATGGGATATTAAACAAGGAAGACCTTTTTAAAATTCTTGAAATAATTATGCCTGAAGAAGAGAGGAATGTTTTTAAAAAAGAAAAAGAATCTGATTTTGCTTTTGACAATCCAGAGGTTGGCAGATACAGGGTAAATGCTTTCTGGCAACGCGGGTATCCTGGTTTTGTGTTAAGAAGAATAAAAGATAAAATACCTTCTGTTGAAGAATTAAATCTGCCACCTGTTGTAAGAAAAATTGCTCTATTTAATGATGGTCTTGTTCTTGTAACAGGACCAACAGGATGCGGAAAATCAACAACACTTGCCTCTATGATAGAAATAATAAATAATGAAAAAGTGGAACATATAGTTACAATTGAAGACCCTATAGAGTATCTTTATAGAGATAAAAAATCAGTTATAAATCAAAGAGAAGTGGGAATAGATACACTTTCTTTTGCCTCTGCTTTAAAACATGTTTTAAGAGAAGACCCTGATATAATATTGATTGGAGAGTTGAGAGATGTTGACACCTTTCAGGCAGCAATAAGTGCATGTGAGACAGGACACCTTGTTTTTTCCACTTTACATACAATAGATACAATAACAACAATTACAAGAATTCTTGATTTTTTTCCTTCAAGTCAGCATGAACAGGTAAGGAAAATACTTGCTTATCATTTAAGAGCAACAATATGTCAAAAACTTGTTCCAAAAAAAGATAACACAGGGCTTGTTCCTGTTTGTGAAATTATGATTGTAACTCCTGTAATTTCAAAACTTATTCAGGATAATAAAATAAATAAACTTTATTCAGCAATGGCAGCAGATAAAGAAGAAGGAATGTTGACCTTTAATAAACATCTTGTTCAGTTAATCCAGAATGATATAATAACTCAGGAAGTTGCATTTTCTGTTTCTCCTTCACCTCATACTCTTGAAATGAATTTGAGAGGTATATATCTTGATGAAGAAACAAGAATTATTGGAGAATAG
- the purD gene encoding phosphoribosylamine--glycine ligase, which yields MKILIIGSGGREHAIVWKIKTFSDRYEIFAIPGNGGISFVGECLKKNLSNFEEVLNSAKEKNIDLIIVGPENPLSDGIVDFFESKKYKIFGPNKKAATLESSKCFAKEFMRKYGVPTADFEIAETFEEGIKIIEKRKIPYVIKYDGLAAGKGVKVIENKEEGEEYLEEIFINRIFKGEPKVVIEDCLTGKELSYLIFTDTKTYIPMVPAKDYKRVFDGDAGPNTGGMGCYSPPVYFNEELEKIIKERIVEPTLTGLHKENIDYRGVLYFGLMITEKGPYVLEYNVRFGDPETQVILPRMEGDLIEVIEGVIEGNLRKVKINWKEEKSLCVILASKGYPGEYEKGKEIKGIEKVKDVILFHAGTKVENGKILTDGGRVLGITGIDKDMKKLREKVYKAASIIEFEGKHYRKDIGEL from the coding sequence ATGAAAATTTTAATTATAGGTTCTGGTGGTAGAGAACATGCAATTGTCTGGAAGATAAAGACTTTTTCTGATAGATATGAAATTTTTGCTATTCCTGGAAATGGTGGTATTTCTTTTGTTGGAGAGTGCTTAAAAAAGAATTTAAGTAATTTTGAAGAGGTTTTAAATTCTGCCAAAGAAAAAAATATTGACCTTATAATTGTTGGTCCTGAAAATCCTCTATCAGATGGAATTGTAGATTTTTTTGAAAGTAAAAAATATAAGATTTTCGGTCCTAATAAAAAAGCAGCAACTCTTGAATCATCTAAATGCTTTGCAAAGGAATTTATGAGAAAATATGGAGTTCCTACCGCTGATTTTGAAATTGCTGAAACATTTGAAGAAGGGATTAAAATAATTGAAAAGAGAAAAATCCCTTATGTTATTAAATATGATGGGCTTGCTGCTGGAAAGGGAGTAAAAGTTATAGAAAATAAAGAAGAAGGAGAAGAATATCTTGAAGAAATATTCATCAATAGAATTTTTAAAGGTGAGCCAAAAGTAGTAATTGAAGATTGTTTAACTGGAAAAGAACTATCCTATTTGATTTTTACAGATACAAAAACATATATACCTATGGTTCCTGCAAAGGATTACAAAAGGGTTTTTGATGGAGATGCAGGTCCAAATACAGGTGGAATGGGTTGTTATTCTCCACCAGTTTATTTTAATGAAGAACTTGAGAAAATTATAAAGGAAAGAATAGTTGAACCAACTTTAACAGGACTTCATAAAGAAAATATTGATTACAGGGGTGTTTTATATTTTGGATTGATGATTACTGAAAAAGGTCCTTATGTTCTTGAATACAATGTTAGATTTGGTGACCCTGAAACTCAAGTTATTTTACCAAGAATGGAAGGAGATTTGATTGAAGTTATTGAAGGTGTGATTGAAGGAAATCTGAGAAAAGTTAAAATTAACTGGAAAGAGGAAAAATCATTATGTGTAATACTTGCTTCAAAAGGTTATCCTGGTGAATATGAAAAAGGAAAGGAAATAAAAGGAATTGAAAAAGTTAAAGATGTTATTTTATTTCATGCAGGAACAAAGGTAGAAAATGGTAAAATATTAACAGATGGTGGAAGAGTTTTAGGTATTACAGGTATTGATAAAGATATGAAAAAGTTAAGAGAAAAAGTATATAAGGCAGCAAGTATAATTGAATTTGAAGGAAAGCATTACAGAAAAGATATAGGTGAGTTATGA
- a CDS encoding DNA methyltransferase yields the protein MKRVKLKGKNKNRFKLKDISTEYKIDGFIDINFQKTCDCPDNYLSCISPKEWVKGQVAIWEFYYEKRDIRDKEIHPAVFPIGLPKKCIEIFTHKGELVLDPFVGIGTTLIAARDLDRNAVGFDLNPEYVEFAKKRLEENLQIFETGTKQIIICDDAINIPKYLKENMVSLIVTSPPYATLLLRERLNKSFRCDLRKNKYYKKIQQYSFNPRDLGTMPPKEFAKALAEILKNILPILRPKRHCVINLNDLWENNKRYPTHCYVIEEMEKVGYELRNIIIWDKRNLVNNVGIFGYPSNYITLSTTFEYILDFWRPK from the coding sequence ATGAAAAGAGTTAAGTTAAAGGGAAAAAACAAAAATAGGTTTAAACTTAAAGATATAAGCACAGAGTATAAAATAGATGGATTTATTGATATTAATTTCCAAAAGACATGCGATTGCCCAGATAATTATTTAAGTTGTATTTCTCCGAAGGAATGGGTTAAAGGACAAGTTGCAATTTGGGAATTTTATTATGAGAAAAGAGATATAAGAGATAAAGAGATACATCCTGCTGTATTTCCTATTGGGTTACCTAAAAAATGCATTGAGATTTTTACACATAAAGGAGAACTGGTTTTAGACCCTTTTGTTGGAATAGGTACAACGTTAATTGCTGCAAGAGACCTTGATAGAAATGCAGTAGGATTCGATTTAAATCCAGAATATGTTGAATTTGCTAAAAAGAGATTAGAAGAAAATCTACAAATTTTTGAGACAGGAACAAAACAAATTATAATATGTGATGATGCCATAAATATACCTAAATATTTAAAAGAAAATATGGTATCACTTATAGTAACTTCACCACCTTATGCAACTTTACTTTTAAGAGAAAGATTAAATAAAAGTTTTAGATGTGATTTGAGAAAAAATAAGTATTATAAAAAAATTCAACAATATTCTTTTAACCCAAGAGATCTTGGAACAATGCCTCCAAAAGAATTTGCAAAAGCATTGGCAGAAATTCTTAAAAATATTTTACCTATTTTAAGACCAAAAAGGCATTGCGTAATAAATCTAAATGATTTATGGGAAAATAATAAAAGATATCCAACCCATTGTTATGTAATAGAAGAAATGGAAAAAGTTGGTTATGAATTAAGAAATATTATAATATGGGATAAAAGAAATTTGGTTAACAATGTTGGAATTTTTGGGTATCCAAGTAATTATATAACTTTAAGTACAACTTTTGAATATATTCTTGATTTTTGGAGGCCTAAATGA
- a CDS encoding MvaI/BcnI family restriction endonuclease, whose translation MSLNSFEDLKRKLLEIKEMGFIETHRKGQTGIGKTLEDLLGIKENNIPGPNALGFIELKAIRKDTKCMLTLFTLTPFPPKINSHLVSKYGYLSPRGDKKILHTTVNGISFNTIKGENGFKVEVGIDKVNLIHFKDGVVAYWEEERLKKAFERKLKCLILIKVETKNKGKSEKFWFNEGYYLNGFSFENFKKLIKEGIILIDIRIGQYPDGRTHDHGTAFRVFFNKLDLCYQKREEIL comes from the coding sequence ATGAGTTTAAATTCTTTTGAGGATTTAAAAAGAAAGTTGTTAGAAATAAAAGAAATGGGTTTTATAGAAACTCATAGAAAGGGACAAACAGGAATTGGTAAAACACTTGAAGATTTGTTAGGTATCAAAGAAAATAATATACCGGGTCCTAATGCTTTAGGTTTTATAGAATTAAAGGCGATTAGGAAAGATACAAAATGTATGTTAACTCTTTTTACACTTACGCCATTTCCCCCAAAAATAAATTCTCATTTAGTTTCAAAATATGGATATTTATCACCACGAGGAGATAAAAAAATTCTACATACTACTGTAAATGGAATTAGTTTCAATACTATCAAAGGCGAGAATGGATTTAAAGTTGAAGTTGGGATTGACAAAGTAAATTTAATTCATTTTAAAGATGGTGTTGTTGCATATTGGGAAGAAGAGAGATTAAAAAAAGCGTTTGAAAGAAAATTGAAATGTCTTATTCTTATCAAAGTAGAGACAAAAAATAAAGGTAAAAGTGAAAAATTTTGGTTTAATGAAGGTTATTATTTAAATGGATTTAGTTTTGAAAACTTTAAAAAACTTATTAAAGAAGGAATAATTTTGATTGATATTAGAATAGGGCAATATCCAGATGGAAGAACACATGACCATGGAACTGCTTTTAGAGTATTTTTTAATAAATTAGATTTATGTTATCAAAAAAGGGAAGAAATTTTATAA